One Cucurbita pepo subsp. pepo cultivar mu-cu-16 chromosome LG11, ASM280686v2, whole genome shotgun sequence DNA window includes the following coding sequences:
- the LOC111804842 gene encoding leucine-rich repeat extensin-like protein 4 has translation MKTHSHFNIHLFFQIFLFFGTLFCLSSAVSDDLLQLSGHGGRGRGLTDAEAHYIRQRQLLSVRDEFGDRGEEVTVDPKLVFENDRIRNAYIALQAWKQAILSDPFNLTQNWVGSDVCSYNGVFCAPAPDNSSIRTVAGIDLNHGDIAGYLPEELGLLVDLALFHVNSNRFCGTVPHKFKNLKRLFELDLSNNRFAGKFPRVVLKLPELKFLDLRFNEFEGTVPKELFDKDLDAIFINHNRFRFDLPENFGNSPVSVIVLANNKFHGCVPGSIGNMTRLNEIILMNNGFRSCLPSEIGFLKNLTVFDVSFNEFFGSLPETIGGMVSLEQLNVAHNFLSGKIPESICKLPNLQNFTYSYNFFTGEAPSCLALPDFDDRRNCLPDRPVQRSERQCKSFLSKPVDCSSFGCPSYVAPSPPVTVPSPPPVVVPSPSPPVVVPSPSPPVPTPSPPTSESHPIYRPRPPPPPSPSPPPPPVYSPPPPPPSPPPPPTGLLSAPTGLLSTPASTITPTTIAPTAITLTTSTAFSSPTITGVLCTSITPTATTKLSPTSSSLVLTTPTCLLLQFTTTAQLSTSAAIVLSSSTXVYCVRPSPPPPPPNSPPPPPPVYSPPPPVYSPPPPPPCIEPPPPPPPPCIEYHEPPPPPSPSPPPPIQYLPPPSPSPPPPPPPTPVYHSPPPPVYYSPPPPPSPSPPPPPASPPPSPVYEGPLPPIYGVSYASPPPPPYY, from the exons ATGAAGACCCATTCCCATTTCAACATTCAtcttttcttccaaattttcctcttcttcgGCACTCTTTTCTGCCTCTCCTCTGCTGTTTCTGACGaccttcttcaactttccGGCCATGGCGGCCGAGGCCGCGGCCTCACCGACGCCGAAGCTCACTACATCCGTCAGCGCCAACTTCTTTCCGTCAGAGACGAATTCGGCGACCGTGGTGAAGAAGTCACCGTCGATCCCAAGCTTGTTTTTGAAAACGACAGAATCAGAAATGCTTACATAGCGTTACAAGCTTGGAAGCAAGCGATTCTCTCTGATCCTTTCAATCTCACTCAGAATTGGGTTGGATCTGATGTTTGTAGCTACAATGGGGTTTTCTGTGCTCCGGCGCCGGATAATTCCTCGATCCGTACGGTCGCCGGTATCGACCTCAACCATGGCGACATTGCCGGTTACTTACCGGAGGAGCTTGGTCTTCTTGTGGATCTTGCATTGTTCCATGTAAACTCGAATCGCTTCTGTGGGACTGTTCCTCACAAGTTCAAGAACTTGAAGCGGTTGTTTGAGTTGGATCTGAGCAACAATCGCTTCGCCGGAAAGTTCCCTCGGGTGGTTCTTAAGCTGCCGGAGCTGAAGTTTTTGGATCTGAGATTTAATGAGTTTGAAGGAACTGTCCCCAAGGAGCTTTTCGACAAGGATTTGGACGCCATTTTCATCAACCATAACAGATTCCGGTTTGACTTGCCGGAAAATTTCGGGAACTCGCCGGTTTCGGTTATTGTTCTTGCGAATAACAAATTTCATGGGTGTGTTCCGGGGAGCATTGGGAATATGACGAGATTGAATGAGATTATTTTGATGAATAATGGGTTTCGATCGTGTTTGCCGTCGGAGATTGGGTTTCTGAAGAATCTGACGGTGTTTGATGTGAGTTTTAATGAGTTTTTTGGGAGTTTGCCGGAGACGATCGGCGGAATGGTGAGTTTAGAGCAGCTGAATGTGGCGCATAATTTCTTGTCTGGGAAGATTCCGGAGAGTATCTGTAAATTGCCGAATCTGCAGAACTTTACTTACTCTTACAATTTCTTTACGGGAGAGGCGCCGTCGTGCTTGGCTTTGCCGGATTTTGATGACCGGAGGAACTGTCTACCTGACCGGCCGGTACAGCGGTCTGAGAGGCAATGTAAGTCGTTCTTGTCTAAGCCTGTGGATTGCAGTTCTTTTGGATGTCCTTCTTATGTTGCTCCCTCGCCACCTGTAACGGTGCCTTCTCCGCCACCTGTTGTTGTTCCGTCGCCGTCGCCACCTGTTGTTGTTCCGTCGCCGTCGCCACCTGTTCCCACTCCTTCGCCACCTACTTCCGAATCACATCCCATTTACCGACCACGCCCTCCGCCACCTCCATCCCCCTCTCCCCCTCCGCCGCCTGTTTACTCTCCCCCGCCGCCTCCACCATCCCCACCACCACCC CCCACCGGTTTACTCTCCGCCCCCACCGGTTTACTCTCCACCCCCGCCTCCACCATCACCCCCACCACCATCGCCCCCACCGCCATCACCCTCACCACCTCCACCGCCTTCTCCTCCCCCACCATCACCGGTGTATTGTGTACGTCCATCACCCCCACCGCCACCACCAAACTCTCCCCCACCTCCTCCTCCCTTGTTCTCACCACCCCCACCTGTTTACTACTACAATTCACCACCACCGCCCAACTCTCCACCTCCGCCGCCAttgtactctcctcctccacctNGGTGTATTGTGTACGTCCATCACCCCCACCGCCACCACCAAACTCTCCCCCACCTCCTCCACCTGTCTATTCTCCCCCTCCACCAGTCTATTCACCGCCCCCACCACCGCCGTGTATAGAgcctcctccacctccaccgcCACCATGTATTGAGTATCATGAACCCCCACCCCCACCATCACCCTCACCACCTCCGCCAATCCAATACCTTCCTCCGCCATCTCCTTCAcccccaccaccaccacctcccaCCCCAGTTTACCATTCACCTCCACCGCCAGTCTATTACTCTcccccaccaccaccatcaccatctccacctccaccacctgcatcaccaccaccatcaccTGTATACGAAGGCCCACTACCACCAATCTATGGAGTTTCGTACGCCTCTCCCCCACCTCCACCCTACTATTGA